The segment AGTAGCTACTTTTGGAGATGCTACAAGTTTTCTATCTTCTCCCTCATATTGAGCTTCTTTTCCTCCATTAAAGAAGAAAGTAACGTGAGCATATTTTTCTGTTTCAGCAGTTCTAAGTTGTTTTAATCCTGCTCTAGAAATAACTTCACCAAATGTGTTGTTAATATCTTTCTCTCCATAAACTACTGGAGCATCAATTGTAGCATCATATTGACGCATACAATAGTATTTTAATCCTAAGTATTCTCTTTCAAATCCTGTAAATTCTTTATCGTTAAGAGCTCTAGTTATTTCTCTAGCTCTATCTGGTCTAAAGTTAAAGTTAATGAATACATCACCTTTTTTAATAGTTCCTTCAGCTTTAACAACAGTAGGAATTACAAATTCATCAGTTACTTTTTCAGCATAAGATTTTTCTATTGCTTCAACTGCTGATGCTGCTGTATTTCCTTTTCCATATACCATAGCGTCATAAGCTTTTTGAACTCTATCCCAGTTTTTATCTCTATCCATTGCATAGTATCTTCCTGAAAGTGTAGCTATTTCTCCAGCTCCAATTTCAGCAGCTTTAGCTTCTACAGTTTTTATGAAGTCAAGAGCTGATTCTGGTGGAGTATCTCTTCCATCTAAGAATGCATGAATATATGCTTTTACTCCATATTTTTTAGCCATCATTAATAATCCAAAAAGATGATCTATATGTGAGTGAACTCCTCCTGTTGAAAGAAGTCCTCCAAAGTGAACAGGTTTTCCCTCTTTTTGAGCATATTCAAAAGCTTCTTTTAATACAGGGTTTTCAAAGAAAGTTCCCTCTCTTATATCTTTTGAAATTTCAACTAATGGTTGATAGATTACTCTTCCTGAACCTATATTTAAGTGTCCAACTTCTGAGTTCCCCATTTGTCCATCAGGTAGTCCAACTGCTTCTCCAGATGCTTCTAATTCTGAGTGTGGATACTCTTTTTGTAATCTATAGAAATTTTCTGGGTTTGCAGCAGTTATTGCATTTTTTTGCTCAGGGTTTTTATTGATTCCCCATCCATCTAATATCATTAACATTAAAGGTTTCTTTTTCATTTATTTCTCCTATTTCTATTATTTTCCAGCTTTAACAATTTCAGCAAATGATGCAGCTTTTAGAGATGCTCCTCCAATAAGTCCACCATCTATATCTTTTTGTGCAAGAAGTTCAACGGCATTTTCAGGTTTCATTGATCCACCATATTGAATTGTCATTTCTTCTGCAACAGCTTCACCAAACATTGACACAAGTACGTCTCTTACTTGTCTGTGAGTTTCTTGAGCCATTTCTGGAGTTGCAGTTTTTCCAGTTCCAATTGCCCATACTGGTTCATAAGCAACAACAACTTTTGCAGCTTCTTCAGCAGTAAGTCCTTTTAATCCTCCTCTAATTTGAGTTTCAGTAACTTCTGCAGTTCTTCCAGATTCTCTATCTTCTAATTTTTCTCCTATACAAAGAATTGGTAACATTCCTGCTGCTAAAACAGCTTTTACTTTTTCATTGATGAATTCATCTGATTCGTGGAAGTATTCTCTTCTTTCTGAGTGTCCTAAAATTACATATTTTACTCCTATTGATTTAAGCATTAAAGGTGATACTTCTCCAGTATATGCTCCTGATTCTTTAGGATATACGTTTTCTGCAGCTATTTCAATATTGCTTCCTTCAACTGCTTTTACAGCATCTGATAAAGCTGTAAATGGAGCTCCAATTACTATTCCTACATTTTCTATTCCTGCTACTAGTCCTTTTAATTCTGTAAGCATTTCTACAGCTTCTGCATTTGTTTTATTCATTTTCCAGTTTCCAGCTATAATTGTTTTTCTCATTGAAAAAACCTCCATTTTTTTATTTTATCTTTCAGTATAAATATTATCACAGTAATCTTTATTTTTCAAATGTATCAATGGTTACATAATAACTCTTAATTGAGCAATCTTTTACGTTTTTCCTCTTCAGCAATATCAGAATAATATTCCTCTAAGTTCTCATAAAATTCACTCAATAATTCTCCCATATCAAACTCCATAATATCCAATAGTTCAACTATGTCTCTTGAGTCATAAGCCTTCTCAACATTTGTTAATTGCTCTTTAAAATCCTCAATATATTCATCAAAGTCTGAATAAATAAAATCCAAAATATGATTCTCTTGTATGATTAAAAGTAGATTATAGAACCATCTTAAAAAAATTAACATCTCTATTAACTTAATCTCTTCCTCTTCTGTGAGTATTCCTTGATCATCTGTTCCCAATGTTTCAAACATACTAAAGTATTTATCTATATATCCTCTTGCATCAACTATTGATTCAAGGATAATTCCCCCTTGACTTTTAGTAATAACCTCTATAACCTTTAAATTTTTAACATCAACTATACTATTATCCTTTATAGCATGTCCATTTATATAAATTTTATGAGCTATTTTATCTTCCTTATCAAGTCTTTTATTTATAACTGATATTGCTCTCCCTAAGCTCTTAAAGCTTTTTTGTCCCAATTCAATTTTTACATTATCAACATATACTTCCATCTTTTCTCCTAATTTTCTTTATTTTCCAAAACTTTTTGCCATAGCTATGGAAAAAACATATATCTCCTTAGGTTTTCCCATCTTTTTTAGCTCTTTTATAATCTCTCTTATTGTACTCCCTGTTGTAACTATATCATCAACTAATAATATATTTTTCCCATCTATATTTAATTCTACTTTTCCAAAAGCATTTTCTATATTACTTTCTCTACTCTCTTTACTTGATAAAAGATACATATGTTTAGTATCTTTCACCCTTTCTATTCTCTGATATTTTATTTTTAATCTCTCTAAAATCTCTTCTACTTGGTTAAATCCTCTCTCTTCCCTTCTCTTTTTACTAATAGGAACAGGAATAACAACATCTATTTTTTTATCCTCTAAAAGATATTTTAAAGGCTTTTTTAATAAACTACTAATCTCAACTACCAATTCTTTTCTATTTTTTAATTTATAATCAGCTATTACTTTTCTTATATCCTCTTCATAATAATAAAGATAATAGTAGTTTCCTCGATTCTTTAACTCACCTTTTCTCCTTAAAAGTTTTAAGCAATCATAACATATATATCTATCATCTTCAATTATTTTTCCACAAACTGAACACTTAGTTGAAAAAAATAGGTTTCTAATACTGAGGTTTAAGTTCTTCATCTTTCTCTGCATCTACTATCTTTGCTGAATATATCTCTGTATAACCACAATTTAAACAGGTTTTAATATAATATGTACCAAGCTCTAGTCTAAGCCCTGGACTTTTTTCTGGTAAAATAGTTGTTTTTACCTGATATTTATCACAGCCACATTTCACACATCTAAAATCCAATTTCATCACCCCATACAATATTTTTATCCCATTTAAAATCATTCCCTAAGTAGCTCATACAATCAAATCTACACTGACTATTTTCTAAACTATTTTCTACTAAATATTGCATTGCTGTTTTATATATTCGTGTAATCTTTTTTCTATCTACAGCTTCACTTCCATATCCAAACTTTAATGTTGCCCTATATTTAACCTCTATAAAAATAATAACCTCATCTTTTTTAGCTATTATATCTATTTCACCGTTTCTATTTCTATAATTACATTGTAATATCTCATACTTTTCTCTTTTTAAAATTTCTACTGATCTAGCTTCATAAATATCACCTTTAGCTCTTTTATTCACTAAAATCACCTGATTTATTTTATAATCTTATTTAAAAAGCTCTTTCTATGAATTGGTAAAACCCCTAATTCTAATAATTTCTCTTTGTGTAGTTTTGTCCCATATCCCTTATGTTTTTCAAACTTATACTCTGGATATTTTTTCCCTTCTTCAATCATCTCTCTATCTCTTGTAACTTTGGCAATTATTGAGGCTGCTGCAATTGATAAACTCTTAGCATCTCCCTTTATTACAAACTCTTGCTCTCCCTCATACTCTCTTATCTTAAAATTTCCATCAACTAAAACTAAATAATCTGTGCTACACTGTTTTTTCAAATTTTCCAAAGCTCTTCTCATAGCTAAAAAAGTAGCATTTAAAATATTTATCTCATCTATCTCTTCAGGGGTAGCTTCTCCAACTCCAATATAGAAATTCTCCATAATTACATCAAAAAGTTTCTCTCTCTTTTTCTCTGTCAATTTTTTAGAGTCATTTATTTCATCTAAATCACTACTATATTTTTTTAAAATTGCTGCTGCTGCAACTACATTTCCAGCTAATGGACCTCTTCCAGCCTCATCTACTCCTATTACTATTTCACCTTTTGAAAGATCAAATTCATGTAAAGTCATCTTTGGCTCTTCTATATTTTCAATAACTTCATCTTTTTTCTTTCTCTTTCTTGTTTTTTTCTCTTTAGAATCTTCTAAGGAAAAAAGTCCTATTTGCTCTCCCTTTTCCTCATTTTTTTTCATTCTAATTCCAACCTTTCTAAAAATTTATTTTTTCTATATCTAAACCAGCAAATTTAGCTGCTCTTTTAAAATCCTCTGGAATTGGTGCTGTCACTACCATATCTTTTTTACTTATTGGGTGAGTAAATTTTAGTCTATAAGCATGTAACATCTGTCTAGCTATTCCATCAGTACTATTTCCATAAGTAGCATCTCCTAAAATAGGATGGTTTAAAGACTTCATATGTACTCTTATTTGATGAGTTCTTCCAGTTTCTATTCTAACTTTTACAAGAGAGTAGTTTTTACTTTCATCTAATACTTCATAATTTGATATAGCAATCTTTCCATTTTCTGTTACAACTGCCATTTTCTTTCTATCTCTTGGATCTCTACCTATTAAAGTTTCAATTCTTCCACTTTTATCTTTAAAAACTCCTTTAGCTATACACACATATGTTTTTTCTAGAGTTTTCTCTTTAAACATATCTGATAAAGTTGTATGAGCTTCATCATGTTTAGCCACAACTATTACTCCACTTGTATCTTTATCCAATCTATGAACTATCCCTGGTCTTATAACTCCATTTATAGTTGAAAGATCTTTTATATGATAAAGTAGAGCATTCACTAAAGTTCCATTATAGTTTCCATGTGCTGGGTGTACAACCATATTAGGAGCTTTATTTATTATAACGATATCTGAATCCTCATAAATTATCTCAAGAGGTATATCTTCTGGAATCAGATCTAAAGTTTCATCTTCTGGAAGATTTACAACTATTGTTTCTGTACCCTTCAATTTATTTCCACTTTTAGTAGTTTTTTTTCCTGTAATCTCTACATATCCCCCATCAATTATCTTTTGAATATATGATCTTGTGGCATCTTCTATTACTTCATTAAGGAAACTATCTATTCTTTTTCCCTTATCATTTTCATTTGCTTGAACTGTTATTGTTTCTTTTATATTCT is part of the uncultured Fusobacterium sp. genome and harbors:
- the gpmI gene encoding 2,3-bisphosphoglycerate-independent phosphoglycerate mutase; the protein is MKKKPLMLMILDGWGINKNPEQKNAITAANPENFYRLQKEYPHSELEASGEAVGLPDGQMGNSEVGHLNIGSGRVIYQPLVEISKDIREGTFFENPVLKEAFEYAQKEGKPVHFGGLLSTGGVHSHIDHLFGLLMMAKKYGVKAYIHAFLDGRDTPPESALDFIKTVEAKAAEIGAGEIATLSGRYYAMDRDKNWDRVQKAYDAMVYGKGNTAASAVEAIEKSYAEKVTDEFVIPTVVKAEGTIKKGDVFINFNFRPDRAREITRALNDKEFTGFEREYLGLKYYCMRQYDATIDAPVVYGEKDINNTFGEVISRAGLKQLRTAETEKYAHVTFFFNGGKEAQYEGEDRKLVASPKVATYDLQPEMSACGVTEGLMEALNSDTYDVIIINYANPDMVGHTGVFDAAVSAVKKIDLCLGKVAEKVLELDGTLLVTADHGNVELMEDPVTKIPFTAHTTNKVPFIMISNKYKNYKLEDGKLSDIAPTMLEILGLDKPEDMNGHSLLVK
- the tpiA gene encoding triose-phosphate isomerase, with protein sequence MRKTIIAGNWKMNKTNAEAVEMLTELKGLVAGIENVGIVIGAPFTALSDAVKAVEGSNIEIAAENVYPKESGAYTGEVSPLMLKSIGVKYVILGHSERREYFHESDEFINEKVKAVLAAGMLPILCIGEKLEDRESGRTAEVTETQIRGGLKGLTAEEAAKVVVAYEPVWAIGTGKTATPEMAQETHRQVRDVLVSMFGEAVAEEMTIQYGGSMKPENAVELLAQKDIDGGLIGGASLKAASFAEIVKAGK
- a CDS encoding chemotaxis protein; amino-acid sequence: MEVYVDNVKIELGQKSFKSLGRAISVINKRLDKEDKIAHKIYINGHAIKDNSIVDVKNLKVIEVITKSQGGIILESIVDARGYIDKYFSMFETLGTDDQGILTEEEEIKLIEMLIFLRWFYNLLLIIQENHILDFIYSDFDEYIEDFKEQLTNVEKAYDSRDIVELLDIMEFDMGELLSEFYENLEEYYSDIAEEEKRKRLLN
- a CDS encoding ComF family protein, which encodes MKNLNLSIRNLFFSTKCSVCGKIIEDDRYICYDCLKLLRRKGELKNRGNYYYLYYYEEDIRKVIADYKLKNRKELVVEISSLLKKPLKYLLEDKKIDVVIPVPISKKRREERGFNQVEEILERLKIKYQRIERVKDTKHMYLLSSKESRESNIENAFGKVELNIDGKNILLVDDIVTTGSTIREIIKELKKMGKPKEIYVFSIAMAKSFGK
- a CDS encoding YraN family protein, producing the protein MNKRAKGDIYEARSVEILKREKYEILQCNYRNRNGEIDIIAKKDEVIIFIEVKYRATLKFGYGSEAVDRKKITRIYKTAMQYLVENSLENSQCRFDCMSYLGNDFKWDKNIVWGDEIGF
- a CDS encoding ribonuclease HII, with the protein product MTLHEFDLSKGEIVIGVDEAGRGPLAGNVVAAAAILKKYSSDLDEINDSKKLTEKKREKLFDVIMENFYIGVGEATPEEIDEINILNATFLAMRRALENLKKQCSTDYLVLVDGNFKIREYEGEQEFVIKGDAKSLSIAAASIIAKVTRDREMIEEGKKYPEYKFEKHKGYGTKLHKEKLLELGVLPIHRKSFLNKIIK
- a CDS encoding RluA family pseudouridine synthase; the protein is MENIKETITVQANENDKGKRIDSFLNEVIEDATRSYIQKIIDGGYVEITGKKTTKSGNKLKGTETIVVNLPEDETLDLIPEDIPLEIIYEDSDIVIINKAPNMVVHPAHGNYNGTLVNALLYHIKDLSTINGVIRPGIVHRLDKDTSGVIVVAKHDEAHTTLSDMFKEKTLEKTYVCIAKGVFKDKSGRIETLIGRDPRDRKKMAVVTENGKIAISNYEVLDESKNYSLVKVRIETGRTHQIRVHMKSLNHPILGDATYGNSTDGIARQMLHAYRLKFTHPISKKDMVVTAPIPEDFKRAAKFAGLDIEKINF